The following proteins come from a genomic window of Montipora foliosa isolate CH-2021 chromosome 2, ASM3666993v2, whole genome shotgun sequence:
- the LOC137992462 gene encoding histone H3 — protein MARTKQTARKSTGGKAPRKQLATKAARKSAPATGGVKKPHRYRPGTVALREIRRYQKSTELLIRKLPFQRLVREIAQDFKTDLRFQSSAVMALQEASEAYLVGLFEDTNLCAIHAKRVTIMPKDIQLARRIRGERA, from the coding sequence ATGGCTCGTACCAAGCAAACTGCACGTAAATCCACCGGAGGAAAAGCTCCACGCAAACAACTCGCCACCAAAGCGGCTCGCAAGAGTGCCCCCGCAACTGGAGGAGTCAAGAAACCTCATCGTTACAGGCCTGGAACAGTCGCTCTTCGTGAGATCCGTCGCTACCAGAAATCCACCGAGCTGTTGATCCGCAAGCTGCCCTTCCAGCGTCTTGTGCGTGAAATCGCTCAGGATTTCAAGACCGATCTGCGCTTCCAGAGCTCTGCTGTCATGGCTCTTCAAGAGGCCAGCGAAGCTTACCTTGTGGGTCTCTTTGAAGACACCAACTTGTGCGCCATCCACGCCAAGCGCGTCACCATCATGCCCAAGGATATTCAGCTGGCCCGCAGAATCCGTGGAGAGAGAGCATAA